In one Nicotiana tomentosiformis chromosome 6, ASM39032v3, whole genome shotgun sequence genomic region, the following are encoded:
- the LOC117281524 gene encoding uncharacterized protein: protein METLAKYERVSGQKINKDKSAVYLHQSVTQTVVNRVVEETNIPRKEFLFTYLGVPIYYGRRRIAHFKEITDKIQNRLSLWTGKQLSIAGRATLINHVLQNMPIYLLSACDPSAGVLAQIHRLFAKFIWSNSVGNSNKHWTSWTTLCHPRSKEEQKWGIQFASRCSCCQSPQEETIAHAFLNSNVAQELPESQHIKMIYQIITAVIVWELWKRRNTLQHGGTMSVNKVKYKITHNVILFMMTRRRNFKYATYNWNTNGDLIYDQSHKINDGNYSNTQAEAEAILQALKYMKKKMHIPQMIVETDSMLMKNVIEGEVAESLANRQYNGGNLEYHGRKKCYD, encoded by the exons ATGGAGACTTTAGCAAAGTATGAGAGAGTTAGTGGCCAAAAAATTAATAAGGATAAGAGTGCAGTATACCTGCACCAATCTGTTACTCAGACAGTGGTTAACAGAGTGGTGGAAGAAACAAACATTCCTAGAAAGGAGTTCCTCTTTACATATCTAGGGGTACCAATTTACtatggaagaagaagaatagcACATTTCAAAGAGATTACTGATAAGATACAAAATAGGCTAAGCTTATGGACTGGCAAACAACTATCAATTGCTGGAAGAGCTACACTTATTAACCATGTCCTACAGAATATGCCAATTTATTTACTCTCAGCTTGTGATCCATCTGCAGGAGTCTTGGCACAGATTCATAGGCTATTTGCAAAATTCATATGGAGTAACTCTGTTGGGAATTCTAACAAACATTGGACCTCCTGGACCACCCTATGCCACCCAAGGAGTAAGGAGGAGCAG AAATGGGGCATCCAATTTGCATCTAGATGTAGCTGCTGTCAAAGTCCACAAGAGGAAACTATAGCTCATGCGTTCCTAAATTCTAATGTAGCTCAG GAATTACCAGAGAGCCAACACATTAAGATGATTTACCAGATTATAACAGCAGTTATAGTATGGGAGCTTTGGAAGAGAAGAAACACTCTACAACATGGAGGGACGATGTCTGTTAACAAAGTGAAGTACAAGATCACGCATAATGTAATTCTATTCATGATGACAAGAAGGAGAAACTTTAAGTATGCCACATATAACTG GAATACAAATGGGGATCTGATATATGATCAATCTCATAAGATAAATGATGGAAATTACTCTAATACTCAGGCTGAAGCAGAGGCTATTCTGCAGGCACTAAAgtacatgaaaaaaaaaatgcATATTCCACAAATGATTGTAGAAACTGATTCTATGTTGATGAAAAATGTAATTGAGGGGGAAGTGGCAGAGTCCTTGGCAAATCGTCAATATAATGGAGGAAATTTGGAGTATCATGGGCGAAAGAAATGTTATGATTAG